The following proteins are encoded in a genomic region of Dyadobacter sp. UC 10:
- the dinB gene encoding DNA polymerase IV, with translation MDRTILHMDLDTFFVSVERKHDSRLENRPVLVGGTGDRGVVAACSYETRAFGVHSGMPMKMARMLCPDATVIRGEAGVYSKESKIVSEIISETVPVFEKASIDEFYADLSGMDKFLGSYQLSKNLGERIRKESGLPISLGLSTNKIVAKVATEEAKPNNYRKVDAGSEKSFLAPMLVKKIPMVGEKTDKILQNMGIRYVKTIQDMPVQVMSQVLGKNGVVLWNRANGLDNSPIIPFHERKSISNERTFGKDTGDIKRMREMIRAMGENLAYQLRTGNKLTSCVSVKIRYSDFNTFSKQTKIPYTSADHILIPHIERLFDQLHNRRMMVRLVGVNFSDLVTGNHQINMFDDCEERLNLYLAMDHIRNKYGIDDRGNSIISWATTLGIPNISSMGNPFNGDPPIIPAHRNA, from the coding sequence TTGGACCGCACGATATTACATATGGACCTGGACACGTTTTTCGTTTCCGTGGAAAGAAAGCACGACAGCCGGCTGGAAAACCGGCCTGTGCTGGTTGGCGGGACGGGAGACCGCGGTGTAGTAGCCGCGTGCAGTTATGAGACGCGGGCTTTCGGCGTACATTCGGGAATGCCCATGAAGATGGCGCGAATGCTGTGCCCGGACGCAACTGTGATTCGTGGAGAGGCCGGGGTCTATTCCAAGGAATCCAAGATCGTTTCCGAGATTATCAGTGAAACGGTCCCCGTATTCGAAAAAGCGAGTATTGATGAATTTTATGCAGATTTGTCTGGTATGGATAAGTTTCTTGGCTCCTACCAGCTTTCAAAAAACCTGGGCGAACGTATTAGAAAAGAAAGCGGTTTACCGATCTCCCTGGGGCTTTCAACCAATAAAATAGTTGCGAAAGTGGCAACTGAGGAGGCCAAACCGAACAATTACAGAAAAGTCGACGCCGGGAGTGAAAAGTCCTTTCTGGCACCAATGCTCGTCAAGAAAATCCCGATGGTAGGTGAAAAGACGGACAAGATCCTGCAAAATATGGGTATCAGGTACGTGAAGACCATTCAGGATATGCCTGTTCAGGTCATGAGCCAGGTATTAGGTAAAAATGGTGTGGTGCTATGGAACCGTGCAAATGGACTGGATAACTCTCCTATCATTCCATTTCACGAACGCAAATCGATTTCAAACGAGCGGACGTTCGGCAAGGATACCGGCGACATCAAGCGAATGCGGGAAATGATCCGGGCGATGGGTGAAAACCTGGCGTACCAGTTAAGGACCGGCAATAAGCTTACCTCCTGCGTGTCTGTCAAGATCCGTTATTCCGATTTTAATACCTTTTCAAAACAGACCAAGATACCCTATACTTCCGCCGACCATATTCTGATCCCGCATATTGAGCGGCTTTTTGATCAACTGCACAACCGGAGGATGATGGTGAGGCTGGTAGGCGTTAATTTCAGCGACCTGGTGACCGGCAATCACCAGATCAATATGTTCGACGATTGTGAAGAGCGGCTGAACCTTTATCTGGCGATGGACCATATCCGCAACAAATACGGAATCGACGACCGTGGCAACTCGATCATCAGCTGGGCTACCACACTAGGCATACCTAATATATCCAGCATGGGAAACCCGTTTAACGGTGATCCCCCAATTATTCCGGCTCACCGGAATGCCTGA
- a CDS encoding HigA family addiction module antitoxin codes for MEKLANIHPGEILSEEFLVPMGITAYKLAKDTAIPQTRISEIIKGRRRVTADTALRLSKYFGTTPKFWLGLQDDYDLEEEQHLIFNELSNIKALVQNIA; via the coding sequence ATGGAAAAGCTAGCTAACATTCATCCAGGTGAGATTTTGTCGGAGGAATTTTTGGTTCCGATGGGCATTACTGCATATAAGCTCGCGAAAGACACTGCAATTCCTCAAACCAGGATAAGTGAAATCATTAAGGGCCGGCGCCGCGTTACTGCGGATACTGCGTTGAGGCTGAGCAAGTATTTTGGCACTACGCCCAAGTTCTGGCTTGGTTTGCAGGATGATTATGATTTGGAAGAAGAGCAGCATTTGATTTTCAACGAGTTGAGTAATATAAAAGCATTGGTGCAAAATATCGCCTAA
- a CDS encoding type II toxin-antitoxin system RelE/ParE family toxin, with translation MIVSFDSKDTEKIWFGERVAKLPLDVQVVGRRSLRMLNNSHNLADLSIPPLNRLEKLSVNRKDFYSILINIQWRIVFKWQDGNALQVSIIDYH, from the coding sequence ATGATTGTCAGTTTTGACTCAAAGGATACTGAAAAAATATGGTTTGGCGAGCGTGTCGCTAAGCTTCCGTTAGATGTTCAGGTGGTCGGGAGACGGAGTTTGAGAATGTTGAATAACTCACATAATCTGGCCGATCTCAGCATACCGCCATTAAACAGGCTGGAAAAGTTGTCAGTCAATAGGAAAGACTTTTATAGTATTCTTATTAATATCCAGTGGCGCATAGTGTTTAAGTGGCAGGACGGAAACGCATTGCAAGTCAGTATCATCGATTATCATTAG